In Falco naumanni isolate bFalNau1 chromosome 16, bFalNau1.pat, whole genome shotgun sequence, a single window of DNA contains:
- the APLP2 gene encoding amyloid-like protein 2 isoform X2 has translation MGSALRFPLLLLLALAGPAATLAGYIEALAANAGTGFAVAEPQIAMFCGKLNMHVNIQTGKWEPDTSGTKSCFGKKEDILQYCQEMYPDLQVTNVVEANQPVSIDSWCKRGKKQCKDHTHIVVPYKCLVGEFVSDVLLVPEKCQFFHKEWMDVCESHQHWHTVAKEACLTEGMILHRYGMLLPCGVDQFHGTEYVCCPQAKVVDEAVSKEEEDEDEDEDYDLYKSEFPTEAGVEDFTGTAVEEDEDEDDEGEEEEDVVEDRYDYYDSYKADDYNEETPTEPSNDKAVSEKEVSSDMKSVCSQEAMTGPCRAVMPRWYFDPNKRKCIRFIYGGCGGNRNNFESEEYCMAVCKKMMPTDDVDVYFETPADDNEHARFQKAKEQLEVRHHNRMDRVKKEWEEAEHQAVNLPKAERQTLIQHFQAMVKSLEKEAASEKQQLVETHLARVEAMLNDRRRIALENYLAALQADPPRPHRILQALKRYVRAENKDRLHTIRHYQHVLAVDPEKAAQMKSQVMTHLRVIEERMNQSLSLLYKVPYVAEEIQDEIDELLQEQRADMDQFTSSISESQVDVRVSSEESEEIPLEGKPFRPFQVKTFPALPESEDPQPDLYHPMKKGSGMTELDGLIGAEEKVINSKNKVDENVIDETLDVKEMIFNAERVGGLVDEPDNDNSLRDDFSFSSSALIGLLVIAVAIATVIVISLVMLRKRQYGTISHGIVEVDPMLTPEERHLSKMQNHGYENPTYKYLEQMQI, from the exons GCACTCGCAGCCAATGCTGGGACAGGGTTTGCAGTGGCAGAGCCTCAAATTGCCATGTTCTGTGGGAAGCTAAACATGCATGTGAACATCCAGACTGGGAAATGGGAACCTGACACGTCCGGGACCAagagctgctttggaaaaaaggaagatattcTGCAGTACTGCCAGGAG ATGTACCCAGACCTTCAGGTTACGAACGTTGTGGAAGCCAACCAACCTGTCAGCATCGACAGCTGGTGCAAGAGGGGGAAGAAACAGTGCAAGGACCACACTCACATTGTCGTGCCCTACAAGTGCCTGG tgggtgAGTTTGTAAGCGATGTCTTGCTGGTTCCAGAGAAGTGCCAATTCTTCCATAAGGAGTGGATGGATGTGTGTGAAAGCCATCAGCACTGGCACACTGTGGCGAAAGAG GCCTGTCTGACAGAAGGGATGATCCTGCACCGTTACGgcatgctgctgccctgtggAGTAGACCAGTTCCATGGAACAGAATACGTGTGTTGTCCTCAGGCAAAGGTTGTGGATGAGGCTGTGTCCAAAGAAGAGGAGGACGAAGACGAGGATGAAGACTATGACCTTTATAAAAG TGAGTTCCCCACAGAGGCAGGTGTAGAAGACTTCACAGGAACAGCTGTGGAGGAAGATGAGGATGAAGACGatgaaggggaagaggaggaggacgTGGTGGAAGACCGTTATGACTATTATGATAGCTACAAAGCTGACGATTACAACGAAGAGACCCCCACAGAGCCTAGCAATGATAAGGCTGTTTCCGAAAAAGAAGTCAGCAGCGATATGAAAT CTGTCTGCTCGCAGGAGGCGATGACAGGGCCCTGCCGGGCTGTGATGCCTCGTTGGTACTTCGATCCTAACAAGAGAAAATGCATTCGCTTTATATATGGAGGCTGCGGAGGCAACAGGAACAATTTTGAGTCAGAGGAGTATTGTATGGCTGTGTGTAAAAAGATGA TGCCAACTGATGATGTGGATGTCTACTTCGAAACCCCTGCTGATGATAACGAACATGCCCGCTTCCAGAAGGCgaaggagcagctggaggtcCGACACCACAACCGCATGGACCGG GTGAAAAAGGAATGGGAGGAAGCAGAACACCAAGCTGTAAATCTCCCCAAGGCAGAAAGGCAGACTCTCATTCAG CACTTCCAGGCGATGGTGAAATCTctggagaaagaagcagcaagtgagaagcagcagcttgtgGAAACTCACCTGGCTCGTGTGGAAGCCATGCTGAATGATCGCCGTCGCATTGCTCTGGAGAACTACCTGGCTGCCCTCCAGGCTGACCCACCGCGG CCTCACCGCATCCTGCAAGCTCTGAAGCGCTATGTTCGTGCTGAGAACAAGGACCGTCTGCACACCATCCGCCATTACCAGCACGTCCTGGCAGTTGACCCAGAAAAGGCTGCACAGATGAAATCTCAG GTGATGACACATCTCCGTGTGATCGAGGAGCGGATGAATCAAAGCTTGTCTCTCCTCTACAAGGTGCCATATGTGGCTGAAGAAATCCAAGATGAGATTG ATGAGCTGCTTCAGGAGCAGCGTGCAGATATGGATCAGTTCACATCCTCCATTTCTGAATCCCAGGTGGATGTCAGAGTGAGCTCTGAGGAGAGTGAAGAAATTCCCCTGGAGGGCAAACCTTTCCGTCCGTTCCAGGTGAAAACCTTCCCAGCCTTGCCTGAAAGCGAAG ATCCTCAGCCGGATTTGTACCATCCAATGAAAAAAG GTTCTGGCATGACGGAGTTGGATGGGCTGATTGGCGCGGAAGAAAAAGTGATTAACAGCAAGAACAAAGTGGATGAAAAT GTAATTGATGAAACCCTTGATGTGAAGGAAATGATTTTCAATGCGGAGCGTGTTGGTGGGCTGGTGGACGAGCCG gATAATGACAACTCCCTTCGCGATGACTTCAGTTTCAGCAGCAGCGCCCTTATTGGTCTGTTGGTGATTGCTGTTGCCATAGCTACTGTTATAGTCATCAGCTTGGTGATGCTGAGGAAGAGGCAGTATGGGACCATCAGCCATGGAATTGTGGAG GTTGACCCGATGCTTACCCCAGAAGAGCGGCATCTGAGCAAGATGCAAAACCATGGCTACGAGAACCCCACTTACAAATACCTGGAGCAGATGCAGATATAG
- the APLP2 gene encoding amyloid-like protein 2 isoform X1 — MGSALRFPLLLLLALAGPAATLAGYIEALAANAGTGFAVAEPQIAMFCGKLNMHVNIQTGKWEPDTSGTKSCFGKKEDILQYCQEMYPDLQVTNVVEANQPVSIDSWCKRGKKQCKDHTHIVVPYKCLVGEFVSDVLLVPEKCQFFHKEWMDVCESHQHWHTVAKEACLTEGMILHRYGMLLPCGVDQFHGTEYVCCPQAKVVDEAVSKEEEDEDEDEDYDLYKSEFPTEAGVEDFTGTAVEEDEDEDDEGEEEEDVVEDRYDYYDSYKADDYNEETPTEPSNDKAVSEKEVSSDMKSVCSQEAMTGPCRAVMPRWYFDPNKRKCIRFIYGGCGGNRNNFESEEYCMAVCKKMMPTDDVDVYFETPADDNEHARFQKAKEQLEVRHHNRMDRVKKEWEEAEHQAVNLPKAERQTLIQHFQAMVKSLEKEAASEKQQLVETHLARVEAMLNDRRRIALENYLAALQADPPRPHRILQALKRYVRAENKDRLHTIRHYQHVLAVDPEKAAQMKSQVMTHLRVIEERMNQSLSLLYKVPYVAEEIQDEIDELLQEQRADMDQFTSSISESQVDVRVSSEESEEIPLEGKPFRPFQVKTFPALPESEDPQPDLYHPMKKGSGMTELDGLIGAEEKVINSKNKVDENVVIDETLDVKEMIFNAERVGGLVDEPDNDNSLRDDFSFSSSALIGLLVIAVAIATVIVISLVMLRKRQYGTISHGIVEVDPMLTPEERHLSKMQNHGYENPTYKYLEQMQI; from the exons GCACTCGCAGCCAATGCTGGGACAGGGTTTGCAGTGGCAGAGCCTCAAATTGCCATGTTCTGTGGGAAGCTAAACATGCATGTGAACATCCAGACTGGGAAATGGGAACCTGACACGTCCGGGACCAagagctgctttggaaaaaaggaagatattcTGCAGTACTGCCAGGAG ATGTACCCAGACCTTCAGGTTACGAACGTTGTGGAAGCCAACCAACCTGTCAGCATCGACAGCTGGTGCAAGAGGGGGAAGAAACAGTGCAAGGACCACACTCACATTGTCGTGCCCTACAAGTGCCTGG tgggtgAGTTTGTAAGCGATGTCTTGCTGGTTCCAGAGAAGTGCCAATTCTTCCATAAGGAGTGGATGGATGTGTGTGAAAGCCATCAGCACTGGCACACTGTGGCGAAAGAG GCCTGTCTGACAGAAGGGATGATCCTGCACCGTTACGgcatgctgctgccctgtggAGTAGACCAGTTCCATGGAACAGAATACGTGTGTTGTCCTCAGGCAAAGGTTGTGGATGAGGCTGTGTCCAAAGAAGAGGAGGACGAAGACGAGGATGAAGACTATGACCTTTATAAAAG TGAGTTCCCCACAGAGGCAGGTGTAGAAGACTTCACAGGAACAGCTGTGGAGGAAGATGAGGATGAAGACGatgaaggggaagaggaggaggacgTGGTGGAAGACCGTTATGACTATTATGATAGCTACAAAGCTGACGATTACAACGAAGAGACCCCCACAGAGCCTAGCAATGATAAGGCTGTTTCCGAAAAAGAAGTCAGCAGCGATATGAAAT CTGTCTGCTCGCAGGAGGCGATGACAGGGCCCTGCCGGGCTGTGATGCCTCGTTGGTACTTCGATCCTAACAAGAGAAAATGCATTCGCTTTATATATGGAGGCTGCGGAGGCAACAGGAACAATTTTGAGTCAGAGGAGTATTGTATGGCTGTGTGTAAAAAGATGA TGCCAACTGATGATGTGGATGTCTACTTCGAAACCCCTGCTGATGATAACGAACATGCCCGCTTCCAGAAGGCgaaggagcagctggaggtcCGACACCACAACCGCATGGACCGG GTGAAAAAGGAATGGGAGGAAGCAGAACACCAAGCTGTAAATCTCCCCAAGGCAGAAAGGCAGACTCTCATTCAG CACTTCCAGGCGATGGTGAAATCTctggagaaagaagcagcaagtgagaagcagcagcttgtgGAAACTCACCTGGCTCGTGTGGAAGCCATGCTGAATGATCGCCGTCGCATTGCTCTGGAGAACTACCTGGCTGCCCTCCAGGCTGACCCACCGCGG CCTCACCGCATCCTGCAAGCTCTGAAGCGCTATGTTCGTGCTGAGAACAAGGACCGTCTGCACACCATCCGCCATTACCAGCACGTCCTGGCAGTTGACCCAGAAAAGGCTGCACAGATGAAATCTCAG GTGATGACACATCTCCGTGTGATCGAGGAGCGGATGAATCAAAGCTTGTCTCTCCTCTACAAGGTGCCATATGTGGCTGAAGAAATCCAAGATGAGATTG ATGAGCTGCTTCAGGAGCAGCGTGCAGATATGGATCAGTTCACATCCTCCATTTCTGAATCCCAGGTGGATGTCAGAGTGAGCTCTGAGGAGAGTGAAGAAATTCCCCTGGAGGGCAAACCTTTCCGTCCGTTCCAGGTGAAAACCTTCCCAGCCTTGCCTGAAAGCGAAG ATCCTCAGCCGGATTTGTACCATCCAATGAAAAAAG GTTCTGGCATGACGGAGTTGGATGGGCTGATTGGCGCGGAAGAAAAAGTGATTAACAGCAAGAACAAAGTGGATGAAAATGTG GTAATTGATGAAACCCTTGATGTGAAGGAAATGATTTTCAATGCGGAGCGTGTTGGTGGGCTGGTGGACGAGCCG gATAATGACAACTCCCTTCGCGATGACTTCAGTTTCAGCAGCAGCGCCCTTATTGGTCTGTTGGTGATTGCTGTTGCCATAGCTACTGTTATAGTCATCAGCTTGGTGATGCTGAGGAAGAGGCAGTATGGGACCATCAGCCATGGAATTGTGGAG GTTGACCCGATGCTTACCCCAGAAGAGCGGCATCTGAGCAAGATGCAAAACCATGGCTACGAGAACCCCACTTACAAATACCTGGAGCAGATGCAGATATAG
- the APLP2 gene encoding amyloid-like protein 2 isoform X3, with protein sequence MGSALRFPLLLLLALAGPAATLAGYIEALAANAGTGFAVAEPQIAMFCGKLNMHVNIQTGKWEPDTSGTKSCFGKKEDILQYCQEMYPDLQVTNVVEANQPVSIDSWCKRGKKQCKDHTHIVVPYKCLVGEFVSDVLLVPEKCQFFHKEWMDVCESHQHWHTVAKEACLTEGMILHRYGMLLPCGVDQFHGTEYVCCPQAKVVDEAVSKEEEDEDEDEDYDLYKSEFPTEAGVEDFTGTAVEEDEDEDDEGEEEEDVVEDRYDYYDSYKADDYNEETPTEPSNDKAVSEKEVSSDMKSVCSQEAMTGPCRAVMPRWYFDPNKRKCIRFIYGGCGGNRNNFESEEYCMAVCKKMMPTDDVDVYFETPADDNEHARFQKAKEQLEVRHHNRMDRVKKEWEEAEHQAVNLPKAERQTLIQHFQAMVKSLEKEAASEKQQLVETHLARVEAMLNDRRRIALENYLAALQADPPRPHRILQALKRYVRAENKDRLHTIRHYQHVLAVDPEKAAQMKSQVMTHLRVIEERMNQSLSLLYKVPYVAEEIQDEIDELLQEQRADMDQFTSSISESQVDVRVSSEESEEIPLEGKPFRPFQVKTFPALPESEGSGMTELDGLIGAEEKVINSKNKVDENVVIDETLDVKEMIFNAERVGGLVDEPDNDNSLRDDFSFSSSALIGLLVIAVAIATVIVISLVMLRKRQYGTISHGIVEVDPMLTPEERHLSKMQNHGYENPTYKYLEQMQI encoded by the exons GCACTCGCAGCCAATGCTGGGACAGGGTTTGCAGTGGCAGAGCCTCAAATTGCCATGTTCTGTGGGAAGCTAAACATGCATGTGAACATCCAGACTGGGAAATGGGAACCTGACACGTCCGGGACCAagagctgctttggaaaaaaggaagatattcTGCAGTACTGCCAGGAG ATGTACCCAGACCTTCAGGTTACGAACGTTGTGGAAGCCAACCAACCTGTCAGCATCGACAGCTGGTGCAAGAGGGGGAAGAAACAGTGCAAGGACCACACTCACATTGTCGTGCCCTACAAGTGCCTGG tgggtgAGTTTGTAAGCGATGTCTTGCTGGTTCCAGAGAAGTGCCAATTCTTCCATAAGGAGTGGATGGATGTGTGTGAAAGCCATCAGCACTGGCACACTGTGGCGAAAGAG GCCTGTCTGACAGAAGGGATGATCCTGCACCGTTACGgcatgctgctgccctgtggAGTAGACCAGTTCCATGGAACAGAATACGTGTGTTGTCCTCAGGCAAAGGTTGTGGATGAGGCTGTGTCCAAAGAAGAGGAGGACGAAGACGAGGATGAAGACTATGACCTTTATAAAAG TGAGTTCCCCACAGAGGCAGGTGTAGAAGACTTCACAGGAACAGCTGTGGAGGAAGATGAGGATGAAGACGatgaaggggaagaggaggaggacgTGGTGGAAGACCGTTATGACTATTATGATAGCTACAAAGCTGACGATTACAACGAAGAGACCCCCACAGAGCCTAGCAATGATAAGGCTGTTTCCGAAAAAGAAGTCAGCAGCGATATGAAAT CTGTCTGCTCGCAGGAGGCGATGACAGGGCCCTGCCGGGCTGTGATGCCTCGTTGGTACTTCGATCCTAACAAGAGAAAATGCATTCGCTTTATATATGGAGGCTGCGGAGGCAACAGGAACAATTTTGAGTCAGAGGAGTATTGTATGGCTGTGTGTAAAAAGATGA TGCCAACTGATGATGTGGATGTCTACTTCGAAACCCCTGCTGATGATAACGAACATGCCCGCTTCCAGAAGGCgaaggagcagctggaggtcCGACACCACAACCGCATGGACCGG GTGAAAAAGGAATGGGAGGAAGCAGAACACCAAGCTGTAAATCTCCCCAAGGCAGAAAGGCAGACTCTCATTCAG CACTTCCAGGCGATGGTGAAATCTctggagaaagaagcagcaagtgagaagcagcagcttgtgGAAACTCACCTGGCTCGTGTGGAAGCCATGCTGAATGATCGCCGTCGCATTGCTCTGGAGAACTACCTGGCTGCCCTCCAGGCTGACCCACCGCGG CCTCACCGCATCCTGCAAGCTCTGAAGCGCTATGTTCGTGCTGAGAACAAGGACCGTCTGCACACCATCCGCCATTACCAGCACGTCCTGGCAGTTGACCCAGAAAAGGCTGCACAGATGAAATCTCAG GTGATGACACATCTCCGTGTGATCGAGGAGCGGATGAATCAAAGCTTGTCTCTCCTCTACAAGGTGCCATATGTGGCTGAAGAAATCCAAGATGAGATTG ATGAGCTGCTTCAGGAGCAGCGTGCAGATATGGATCAGTTCACATCCTCCATTTCTGAATCCCAGGTGGATGTCAGAGTGAGCTCTGAGGAGAGTGAAGAAATTCCCCTGGAGGGCAAACCTTTCCGTCCGTTCCAGGTGAAAACCTTCCCAGCCTTGCCTGAAAGCGAAG GTTCTGGCATGACGGAGTTGGATGGGCTGATTGGCGCGGAAGAAAAAGTGATTAACAGCAAGAACAAAGTGGATGAAAATGTG GTAATTGATGAAACCCTTGATGTGAAGGAAATGATTTTCAATGCGGAGCGTGTTGGTGGGCTGGTGGACGAGCCG gATAATGACAACTCCCTTCGCGATGACTTCAGTTTCAGCAGCAGCGCCCTTATTGGTCTGTTGGTGATTGCTGTTGCCATAGCTACTGTTATAGTCATCAGCTTGGTGATGCTGAGGAAGAGGCAGTATGGGACCATCAGCCATGGAATTGTGGAG GTTGACCCGATGCTTACCCCAGAAGAGCGGCATCTGAGCAAGATGCAAAACCATGGCTACGAGAACCCCACTTACAAATACCTGGAGCAGATGCAGATATAG
- the APLP2 gene encoding amyloid-like protein 2 isoform X4, giving the protein MGSALRFPLLLLLALAGPAATLAGYIEALAANAGTGFAVAEPQIAMFCGKLNMHVNIQTGKWEPDTSGTKSCFGKKEDILQYCQEMYPDLQVTNVVEANQPVSIDSWCKRGKKQCKDHTHIVVPYKCLVGEFVSDVLLVPEKCQFFHKEWMDVCESHQHWHTVAKEACLTEGMILHRYGMLLPCGVDQFHGTEYVCCPQAKVVDEAVSKEEEDEDEDEDYDLYKSEFPTEAGVEDFTGTAVEEDEDEDDEGEEEEDVVEDRYDYYDSYKADDYNEETPTEPSNDKAVSEKEVSSDMKSVCSQEAMTGPCRAVMPRWYFDPNKRKCIRFIYGGCGGNRNNFESEEYCMAVCKKMMPTDDVDVYFETPADDNEHARFQKAKEQLEVRHHNRMDRVKKEWEEAEHQAVNLPKAERQTLIQHFQAMVKSLEKEAASEKQQLVETHLARVEAMLNDRRRIALENYLAALQADPPRPHRILQALKRYVRAENKDRLHTIRHYQHVLAVDPEKAAQMKSQVMTHLRVIEERMNQSLSLLYKVPYVAEEIQDEIDELLQEQRADMDQFTSSISESQVDVRVSSEESEEIPLEGKPFRPFQVKTFPALPESEGSGMTELDGLIGAEEKVINSKNKVDENVIDETLDVKEMIFNAERVGGLVDEPDNDNSLRDDFSFSSSALIGLLVIAVAIATVIVISLVMLRKRQYGTISHGIVEVDPMLTPEERHLSKMQNHGYENPTYKYLEQMQI; this is encoded by the exons GCACTCGCAGCCAATGCTGGGACAGGGTTTGCAGTGGCAGAGCCTCAAATTGCCATGTTCTGTGGGAAGCTAAACATGCATGTGAACATCCAGACTGGGAAATGGGAACCTGACACGTCCGGGACCAagagctgctttggaaaaaaggaagatattcTGCAGTACTGCCAGGAG ATGTACCCAGACCTTCAGGTTACGAACGTTGTGGAAGCCAACCAACCTGTCAGCATCGACAGCTGGTGCAAGAGGGGGAAGAAACAGTGCAAGGACCACACTCACATTGTCGTGCCCTACAAGTGCCTGG tgggtgAGTTTGTAAGCGATGTCTTGCTGGTTCCAGAGAAGTGCCAATTCTTCCATAAGGAGTGGATGGATGTGTGTGAAAGCCATCAGCACTGGCACACTGTGGCGAAAGAG GCCTGTCTGACAGAAGGGATGATCCTGCACCGTTACGgcatgctgctgccctgtggAGTAGACCAGTTCCATGGAACAGAATACGTGTGTTGTCCTCAGGCAAAGGTTGTGGATGAGGCTGTGTCCAAAGAAGAGGAGGACGAAGACGAGGATGAAGACTATGACCTTTATAAAAG TGAGTTCCCCACAGAGGCAGGTGTAGAAGACTTCACAGGAACAGCTGTGGAGGAAGATGAGGATGAAGACGatgaaggggaagaggaggaggacgTGGTGGAAGACCGTTATGACTATTATGATAGCTACAAAGCTGACGATTACAACGAAGAGACCCCCACAGAGCCTAGCAATGATAAGGCTGTTTCCGAAAAAGAAGTCAGCAGCGATATGAAAT CTGTCTGCTCGCAGGAGGCGATGACAGGGCCCTGCCGGGCTGTGATGCCTCGTTGGTACTTCGATCCTAACAAGAGAAAATGCATTCGCTTTATATATGGAGGCTGCGGAGGCAACAGGAACAATTTTGAGTCAGAGGAGTATTGTATGGCTGTGTGTAAAAAGATGA TGCCAACTGATGATGTGGATGTCTACTTCGAAACCCCTGCTGATGATAACGAACATGCCCGCTTCCAGAAGGCgaaggagcagctggaggtcCGACACCACAACCGCATGGACCGG GTGAAAAAGGAATGGGAGGAAGCAGAACACCAAGCTGTAAATCTCCCCAAGGCAGAAAGGCAGACTCTCATTCAG CACTTCCAGGCGATGGTGAAATCTctggagaaagaagcagcaagtgagaagcagcagcttgtgGAAACTCACCTGGCTCGTGTGGAAGCCATGCTGAATGATCGCCGTCGCATTGCTCTGGAGAACTACCTGGCTGCCCTCCAGGCTGACCCACCGCGG CCTCACCGCATCCTGCAAGCTCTGAAGCGCTATGTTCGTGCTGAGAACAAGGACCGTCTGCACACCATCCGCCATTACCAGCACGTCCTGGCAGTTGACCCAGAAAAGGCTGCACAGATGAAATCTCAG GTGATGACACATCTCCGTGTGATCGAGGAGCGGATGAATCAAAGCTTGTCTCTCCTCTACAAGGTGCCATATGTGGCTGAAGAAATCCAAGATGAGATTG ATGAGCTGCTTCAGGAGCAGCGTGCAGATATGGATCAGTTCACATCCTCCATTTCTGAATCCCAGGTGGATGTCAGAGTGAGCTCTGAGGAGAGTGAAGAAATTCCCCTGGAGGGCAAACCTTTCCGTCCGTTCCAGGTGAAAACCTTCCCAGCCTTGCCTGAAAGCGAAG GTTCTGGCATGACGGAGTTGGATGGGCTGATTGGCGCGGAAGAAAAAGTGATTAACAGCAAGAACAAAGTGGATGAAAAT GTAATTGATGAAACCCTTGATGTGAAGGAAATGATTTTCAATGCGGAGCGTGTTGGTGGGCTGGTGGACGAGCCG gATAATGACAACTCCCTTCGCGATGACTTCAGTTTCAGCAGCAGCGCCCTTATTGGTCTGTTGGTGATTGCTGTTGCCATAGCTACTGTTATAGTCATCAGCTTGGTGATGCTGAGGAAGAGGCAGTATGGGACCATCAGCCATGGAATTGTGGAG GTTGACCCGATGCTTACCCCAGAAGAGCGGCATCTGAGCAAGATGCAAAACCATGGCTACGAGAACCCCACTTACAAATACCTGGAGCAGATGCAGATATAG
- the APLP2 gene encoding amyloid-like protein 2 isoform X5 translates to MGSALRFPLLLLLALAGPAATLAGYIEALAANAGTGFAVAEPQIAMFCGKLNMHVNIQTGKWEPDTSGTKSCFGKKEDILQYCQEMYPDLQVTNVVEANQPVSIDSWCKRGKKQCKDHTHIVVPYKCLVGEFVSDVLLVPEKCQFFHKEWMDVCESHQHWHTVAKEACLTEGMILHRYGMLLPCGVDQFHGTEYVCCPQAKVVDEAVSKEEEDEDEDEDYDLYKSEFPTEAGVEDFTGTAVEEDEDEDDEGEEEEDVVEDRYDYYDSYKADDYNEETPTEPSNDKAVSEKEVSSDMKLPTDDVDVYFETPADDNEHARFQKAKEQLEVRHHNRMDRVKKEWEEAEHQAVNLPKAERQTLIQHFQAMVKSLEKEAASEKQQLVETHLARVEAMLNDRRRIALENYLAALQADPPRPHRILQALKRYVRAENKDRLHTIRHYQHVLAVDPEKAAQMKSQVMTHLRVIEERMNQSLSLLYKVPYVAEEIQDEIDELLQEQRADMDQFTSSISESQVDVRVSSEESEEIPLEGKPFRPFQVKTFPALPESEDPQPDLYHPMKKGSGMTELDGLIGAEEKVINSKNKVDENVVIDETLDVKEMIFNAERVGGLVDEPDNDNSLRDDFSFSSSALIGLLVIAVAIATVIVISLVMLRKRQYGTISHGIVEVDPMLTPEERHLSKMQNHGYENPTYKYLEQMQI, encoded by the exons GCACTCGCAGCCAATGCTGGGACAGGGTTTGCAGTGGCAGAGCCTCAAATTGCCATGTTCTGTGGGAAGCTAAACATGCATGTGAACATCCAGACTGGGAAATGGGAACCTGACACGTCCGGGACCAagagctgctttggaaaaaaggaagatattcTGCAGTACTGCCAGGAG ATGTACCCAGACCTTCAGGTTACGAACGTTGTGGAAGCCAACCAACCTGTCAGCATCGACAGCTGGTGCAAGAGGGGGAAGAAACAGTGCAAGGACCACACTCACATTGTCGTGCCCTACAAGTGCCTGG tgggtgAGTTTGTAAGCGATGTCTTGCTGGTTCCAGAGAAGTGCCAATTCTTCCATAAGGAGTGGATGGATGTGTGTGAAAGCCATCAGCACTGGCACACTGTGGCGAAAGAG GCCTGTCTGACAGAAGGGATGATCCTGCACCGTTACGgcatgctgctgccctgtggAGTAGACCAGTTCCATGGAACAGAATACGTGTGTTGTCCTCAGGCAAAGGTTGTGGATGAGGCTGTGTCCAAAGAAGAGGAGGACGAAGACGAGGATGAAGACTATGACCTTTATAAAAG TGAGTTCCCCACAGAGGCAGGTGTAGAAGACTTCACAGGAACAGCTGTGGAGGAAGATGAGGATGAAGACGatgaaggggaagaggaggaggacgTGGTGGAAGACCGTTATGACTATTATGATAGCTACAAAGCTGACGATTACAACGAAGAGACCCCCACAGAGCCTAGCAATGATAAGGCTGTTTCCGAAAAAGAAGTCAGCAGCGATATGAAAT TGCCAACTGATGATGTGGATGTCTACTTCGAAACCCCTGCTGATGATAACGAACATGCCCGCTTCCAGAAGGCgaaggagcagctggaggtcCGACACCACAACCGCATGGACCGG GTGAAAAAGGAATGGGAGGAAGCAGAACACCAAGCTGTAAATCTCCCCAAGGCAGAAAGGCAGACTCTCATTCAG CACTTCCAGGCGATGGTGAAATCTctggagaaagaagcagcaagtgagaagcagcagcttgtgGAAACTCACCTGGCTCGTGTGGAAGCCATGCTGAATGATCGCCGTCGCATTGCTCTGGAGAACTACCTGGCTGCCCTCCAGGCTGACCCACCGCGG CCTCACCGCATCCTGCAAGCTCTGAAGCGCTATGTTCGTGCTGAGAACAAGGACCGTCTGCACACCATCCGCCATTACCAGCACGTCCTGGCAGTTGACCCAGAAAAGGCTGCACAGATGAAATCTCAG GTGATGACACATCTCCGTGTGATCGAGGAGCGGATGAATCAAAGCTTGTCTCTCCTCTACAAGGTGCCATATGTGGCTGAAGAAATCCAAGATGAGATTG ATGAGCTGCTTCAGGAGCAGCGTGCAGATATGGATCAGTTCACATCCTCCATTTCTGAATCCCAGGTGGATGTCAGAGTGAGCTCTGAGGAGAGTGAAGAAATTCCCCTGGAGGGCAAACCTTTCCGTCCGTTCCAGGTGAAAACCTTCCCAGCCTTGCCTGAAAGCGAAG ATCCTCAGCCGGATTTGTACCATCCAATGAAAAAAG GTTCTGGCATGACGGAGTTGGATGGGCTGATTGGCGCGGAAGAAAAAGTGATTAACAGCAAGAACAAAGTGGATGAAAATGTG GTAATTGATGAAACCCTTGATGTGAAGGAAATGATTTTCAATGCGGAGCGTGTTGGTGGGCTGGTGGACGAGCCG gATAATGACAACTCCCTTCGCGATGACTTCAGTTTCAGCAGCAGCGCCCTTATTGGTCTGTTGGTGATTGCTGTTGCCATAGCTACTGTTATAGTCATCAGCTTGGTGATGCTGAGGAAGAGGCAGTATGGGACCATCAGCCATGGAATTGTGGAG GTTGACCCGATGCTTACCCCAGAAGAGCGGCATCTGAGCAAGATGCAAAACCATGGCTACGAGAACCCCACTTACAAATACCTGGAGCAGATGCAGATATAG